In a single window of the Labrus mixtus chromosome 20, fLabMix1.1, whole genome shotgun sequence genome:
- the kank2 gene encoding KN motif and ankyrin repeat domain-containing protein 2 isoform X2, translated as MAQVLHMDHGFPGKLNPPAPPSLHGKEQEANYSVETPYGYRLDLDFLKYVNDIEKGNTIKKVPIQRRPRYGSLPRGYGYAGSWWTSTESLCSNTSMDSRHSSYSYCAPGYHTTQRPSFSTARVEKTLLDARRKLEEEKEGRRFSNLGSMHSSVAGSNTSISSAHSFNRAHGGGGSFTPMSSGLSTPVTPTPQHLQHVREQMAAALRKIRDLEEQVKTIPVLQVKISVLQEEKRQLSVQLKSQKFLGHTLGFSRGRPRGELYIDIPEEEVSTAKSNKPADTLSPTKQDSGCEIEDTVIVGGARPDAKREVRTIGVGPEDSKGTREVGVGVREEDLGLQPETQALRNQVGQLEGHLKRTMQELQAAQQQQVEAVQKGPQAEHPIMATSTGWQEPQGCSLHTLVSFAQLPQQREQRTVGIQVYTLEQPTVVEVGTLLRAETCSSPTPQPAEGAAEEEHREQAEETPVELPLAISSKEVRDVLKCELSTSEPVAAPAIAADQISLLPSKEAETLLHTSTEAAQSQEGAQTASSPSSSLRSIMKRRAQGEPGSPSTKKNLQFIGVNGGYESTSSDNSSSESSDEASDSSEYHEAREKLPESAVQNQQTAPSKPPRSNSVPQLTADRPPAVVPDSQQSPSQSETTDTKLPDKDLQSPATDTVVQKCASETTDCALPPPANNPASNESVEKPSEERTVTMEVSNTSSNTESIPEQTITSSVSCSSSLLVSKTTEITTQQYTVQSETIVLSSQSESKPAAESAAQVRLELSDSLMSSLHALQKALGEPTAFSQQGARAAYTAVLQEWLRVSCHKAADTAVVKAHMSAFASLSPQLLEFVINMADGNGNTALHYTVSHSNFPVVKLLLDTGLCNADKQNKAGYTAIMLTALAAFHSDSDLQTVLQLLRTGDVNAKASQAGQTALMLAVSHGRGDMVRALLSCGAQVNIRDDDGSTALMCACEHGHVDIVRQLLSVSGCDATLTDNDGSTALSIALEASQNDIAVLLYAHLNFAKPPSPVSPKSPLLGSSPPAGDLR; from the exons ATGGCTCAGGTGCTGCACATGGACCACGGCTTCCCAG GGAAACTAAACCCGccagcccccccctccctgcacGGCAAAGAACAGGAGGCCAACTACTCAGTGGAGACCCCCTATGGCTACCGTCTGGACCTGGACTTCCTCAAATATGTAAACGACATAGAGAAGGGAAACACCATCAAGAAGGTGCCGATCCAGCGCCGGCCTCGCTATGGCTCCCTGCCCCGTGGTTACGGCTACGCCGGCTCCTGGTGGACCTCCACAGAGTCTCTGTGCTCCAACACCAGCATGGACAGCCGGCACTCCTCCTACTCTTACTGCGCCCCGGGCTACCACACAACGCAGAGACCCAGCTTCAGCACGGCCCGGGTGGAGAAGACCCTGCTGGACGCACGCAGGAagttggaggaggagaaagaggggcGGAGGTTCTCCAACCTGGGGAGCATGCACAGCAGTGTAGCAGGCTCAAACACCTCCATCAGCAGTGCTCACAGCTTCAACAGGGCACACGGTGGAGGGGGATCATTCACACCCATGAGCTCAGGCCTGTCGACTCCTGTGACTCCGACACCGCAACACCTGCAGCACGTCAGGGAGCAGATGGCTGCAGCGCTCAGGAAGATCAGGGATCTGGAGGAGCAGGTTAAGACCATCCCCGTGCTGCAGGTCAAAATCTctgtgctgcaggaggagaaacgGCAGCTCAGCGTCCAGCTCAAGAGCCAGAAGTTCCTGGGTCACACTCTGGGTTTTAGCCGCGGCCGTCCCAGAGGAGAACTCTACATCGACATCCCTGAAGAAGAGGTGAGCACGGCGAAAAGCAACAAACCAGCAGACACGCTCTCTCCCACCAAGCAAGACTCAGGCTGTGAGATCGAGGACACAGTGATCGTAGGAGGAGCGAGACCTGACGCAAAGCGGGAAGTGCGGACCATCGGAGTGGGACCTGAGGACTCCAAGGGAACTCGGGAGGTGGGCGTCGGTGTTCGGGAGGAGGATCTGGGGCTGCAGCCGGAGACCCAGGCTCTCAGGAATCAAGTGGGTCAGCTGGAGGGCCACTTAAAGAGGACGATGCAGGAGCTGCAGGcggcacagcagcagcaggtggaggCGGTGCAGAAGGGACCTCAGGCGGAGCATCCCATCATGGCTACCAGCACGGGCTGGCAGGAGCCGCAGggctgcagtctgcacactctGGTCAGCTTCGCTCAGCTGCCGcagcagagggagcagaggaCTGTGGGGATCCAGGTGTACACGCTGGAGCAGCCCACCGTGGTGGAGGTGGGAACTCTGCTCCGAGCAGAGACCTGCAGCTCCCCCACCCCTCAGCCAGCTGAAGGAGCCGCGGAGgaagaacacagagaacaagCTGAAG AGACTCCGGTCGAGTTGCCGCTTGCGATCAGCTCAAAGGAGGTACGAGACGTCTTGAAGTGCGAGCTGTCCACTTCAGAACCCGTCGCTGCTCCTGCCATCGCTGCTGATCAGATCAGTTTGTTGCCTTCAAAAGAAGCCGAGACGCTCCTGCACACATCTACAGAGGCTGCTCAGTCACAGGAAGGCGCTCAGACAG cgtcctccccttcctcttctctgagGTCCATTATGAAGCGGAGAGCACAAGGTGAACCAGGATCGCCTTCTACAAAGAAAAACCTACAGTTCATCGGAGTCAATGGAGG CTACGAGTCCACATCTTCAgacaacagcagcagtgagaGCTCAGACGAGGCGAGCGACTCCAGCGAGTATCACGAAGCCAGAGAGAAACTGCCAGAATCGGCCGTCCAGAACCAGCAAACAGCCCCCAGCAAGCCTCCACGGAGCAACAGTGTACCTCAACTAACTGCCGATCGACCACCAGCCGTCGTTCCAGACTCACAGCAGAGCCCCAGCCAGTCTGAAACAACGGACACCAAACTGCCAGATAAAGACCTCCAGTCACCAGCGACAGACACTGTTGTGCAAAAATGTGCCTCGGAGACGACAGACTgcgctcttcctcctccagcaaACAATCCTGCCTCTAACGAGAGCGTTGAGAAGCCATCAGAAGAACGAACTGTCACCATGGAGGTCTCCAACACGTCATCAAACACTGAATCCATCCCCGAACAAACCATAACGTCCTCAGTCAGCTGTTCTTCATCACTGCTCGTTTCTAAAACCACTGAGATCACAACGCAGCAATACACCGTCCAATCAGAGACAATCGTCCTCTCCAGTCAGTCTGAGTCAAAACCAGCAGCAGAATCTGCAGCACAAGTCAG ACTGGAGCTCAGTGACAGTCTGATGTCGTCTCTTCATGCCCTGCAGAAAGCTCTGGGGGAGCCCACCGCCTTCAGCCAACAAGGAGCA AGGGCCGCCTACACCGCCGTGCTGCAGGAGTGGCTGCGTGTCTCCTGTCACAAAGCGGCGGACACGGCCGTGGTGAAGGCCCACATGAGCGCCTTCGCCTCCCTCTCCCCCCAGCTGCTGGAGTTTGTGATCAACATGGCCGACGGCAACGGGAACACGGCGCTTCACTACACCGTCTCCCACTCCAACTTCCCTGTGGTGAAACTGCTGCTGGATACAG GTTTGTGTAACGCTGACAAGCAGAACAAGGCGGGCTACACGGCCATCATGCTGACGGCTCTGGCTGCCTTCCACTCTGACAGTGACCTTCAGACGGTCCTGCAGCTGCTGCGCACGGGGGACGTCAACGCCAAAGCCAGCCAG GCTGGACAGACGGCATTGATGCTGGCTGTCAGTCACGGCCGGGGGGACATGGTGCGGGCGCTGCTGTCCTGCGGGGCTCAGGTCAATATCCGAGATGACGACGGCTCCACAGCGCTCATGTGTGCCTGCGAGCACGGGCACGTGGACATCGTGCgacagctgctgtctgtgtcGGGTTGTGACGCCACTCTCACAGATAAT GACGGCAGCACTGCTCTGTCCATCGCCCTGGAGGCCAGCCAGAACGACATCGCTGTGCTTCTCTACGCTCACCTCAACTTTGCAAAGCCCCCCTCCCCT GTGTCTCCTAAGTCTCCTCTCCTGggttcctctcctcctgccgGTGACTTGAGATGA
- the kank2 gene encoding KN motif and ankyrin repeat domain-containing protein 2 isoform X1: MAQVLHMDHGFPGKLNPPAPPSLHGKEQEANYSVETPYGYRLDLDFLKYVNDIEKGNTIKKVPIQRRPRYGSLPRGYGYAGSWWTSTESLCSNTSMDSRHSSYSYCAPGYHTTQRPSFSTARVEKTLLDARRKLEEEKEGRRFSNLGSMHSSVAGSNTSISSAHSFNRAHGGGGSFTPMSSGLSTPVTPTPQHLQHVREQMAAALRKIRDLEEQVKTIPVLQVKISVLQEEKRQLSVQLKSQKFLGHTLGFSRGRPRGELYIDIPEEEVSTAKSNKPADTLSPTKQDSGCEIEDTVIVGGARPDAKREVRTIGVGPEDSKGTREVGVGVREEDLGLQPETQALRNQVGQLEGHLKRTMQELQAAQQQQVEAVQKGPQAEHPIMATSTGWQEPQGCSLHTLVSFAQLPQQREQRTVGIQVYTLEQPTVVEVGTLLRAETCSSPTPQPAEGAAEEEHREQAEGLGSPETPVELPLAISSKEVRDVLKCELSTSEPVAAPAIAADQISLLPSKEAETLLHTSTEAAQSQEGAQTASSPSSSLRSIMKRRAQGEPGSPSTKKNLQFIGVNGGYESTSSDNSSSESSDEASDSSEYHEAREKLPESAVQNQQTAPSKPPRSNSVPQLTADRPPAVVPDSQQSPSQSETTDTKLPDKDLQSPATDTVVQKCASETTDCALPPPANNPASNESVEKPSEERTVTMEVSNTSSNTESIPEQTITSSVSCSSSLLVSKTTEITTQQYTVQSETIVLSSQSESKPAAESAAQVRLELSDSLMSSLHALQKALGEPTAFSQQGARAAYTAVLQEWLRVSCHKAADTAVVKAHMSAFASLSPQLLEFVINMADGNGNTALHYTVSHSNFPVVKLLLDTGLCNADKQNKAGYTAIMLTALAAFHSDSDLQTVLQLLRTGDVNAKASQAGQTALMLAVSHGRGDMVRALLSCGAQVNIRDDDGSTALMCACEHGHVDIVRQLLSVSGCDATLTDNDGSTALSIALEASQNDIAVLLYAHLNFAKPPSPVSPKSPLLGSSPPAGDLR, encoded by the exons ATGGCTCAGGTGCTGCACATGGACCACGGCTTCCCAG GGAAACTAAACCCGccagcccccccctccctgcacGGCAAAGAACAGGAGGCCAACTACTCAGTGGAGACCCCCTATGGCTACCGTCTGGACCTGGACTTCCTCAAATATGTAAACGACATAGAGAAGGGAAACACCATCAAGAAGGTGCCGATCCAGCGCCGGCCTCGCTATGGCTCCCTGCCCCGTGGTTACGGCTACGCCGGCTCCTGGTGGACCTCCACAGAGTCTCTGTGCTCCAACACCAGCATGGACAGCCGGCACTCCTCCTACTCTTACTGCGCCCCGGGCTACCACACAACGCAGAGACCCAGCTTCAGCACGGCCCGGGTGGAGAAGACCCTGCTGGACGCACGCAGGAagttggaggaggagaaagaggggcGGAGGTTCTCCAACCTGGGGAGCATGCACAGCAGTGTAGCAGGCTCAAACACCTCCATCAGCAGTGCTCACAGCTTCAACAGGGCACACGGTGGAGGGGGATCATTCACACCCATGAGCTCAGGCCTGTCGACTCCTGTGACTCCGACACCGCAACACCTGCAGCACGTCAGGGAGCAGATGGCTGCAGCGCTCAGGAAGATCAGGGATCTGGAGGAGCAGGTTAAGACCATCCCCGTGCTGCAGGTCAAAATCTctgtgctgcaggaggagaaacgGCAGCTCAGCGTCCAGCTCAAGAGCCAGAAGTTCCTGGGTCACACTCTGGGTTTTAGCCGCGGCCGTCCCAGAGGAGAACTCTACATCGACATCCCTGAAGAAGAGGTGAGCACGGCGAAAAGCAACAAACCAGCAGACACGCTCTCTCCCACCAAGCAAGACTCAGGCTGTGAGATCGAGGACACAGTGATCGTAGGAGGAGCGAGACCTGACGCAAAGCGGGAAGTGCGGACCATCGGAGTGGGACCTGAGGACTCCAAGGGAACTCGGGAGGTGGGCGTCGGTGTTCGGGAGGAGGATCTGGGGCTGCAGCCGGAGACCCAGGCTCTCAGGAATCAAGTGGGTCAGCTGGAGGGCCACTTAAAGAGGACGATGCAGGAGCTGCAGGcggcacagcagcagcaggtggaggCGGTGCAGAAGGGACCTCAGGCGGAGCATCCCATCATGGCTACCAGCACGGGCTGGCAGGAGCCGCAGggctgcagtctgcacactctGGTCAGCTTCGCTCAGCTGCCGcagcagagggagcagaggaCTGTGGGGATCCAGGTGTACACGCTGGAGCAGCCCACCGTGGTGGAGGTGGGAACTCTGCTCCGAGCAGAGACCTGCAGCTCCCCCACCCCTCAGCCAGCTGAAGGAGCCGCGGAGgaagaacacagagaacaagCTGAAGGTCTGGGTTCACCTG AGACTCCGGTCGAGTTGCCGCTTGCGATCAGCTCAAAGGAGGTACGAGACGTCTTGAAGTGCGAGCTGTCCACTTCAGAACCCGTCGCTGCTCCTGCCATCGCTGCTGATCAGATCAGTTTGTTGCCTTCAAAAGAAGCCGAGACGCTCCTGCACACATCTACAGAGGCTGCTCAGTCACAGGAAGGCGCTCAGACAG cgtcctccccttcctcttctctgagGTCCATTATGAAGCGGAGAGCACAAGGTGAACCAGGATCGCCTTCTACAAAGAAAAACCTACAGTTCATCGGAGTCAATGGAGG CTACGAGTCCACATCTTCAgacaacagcagcagtgagaGCTCAGACGAGGCGAGCGACTCCAGCGAGTATCACGAAGCCAGAGAGAAACTGCCAGAATCGGCCGTCCAGAACCAGCAAACAGCCCCCAGCAAGCCTCCACGGAGCAACAGTGTACCTCAACTAACTGCCGATCGACCACCAGCCGTCGTTCCAGACTCACAGCAGAGCCCCAGCCAGTCTGAAACAACGGACACCAAACTGCCAGATAAAGACCTCCAGTCACCAGCGACAGACACTGTTGTGCAAAAATGTGCCTCGGAGACGACAGACTgcgctcttcctcctccagcaaACAATCCTGCCTCTAACGAGAGCGTTGAGAAGCCATCAGAAGAACGAACTGTCACCATGGAGGTCTCCAACACGTCATCAAACACTGAATCCATCCCCGAACAAACCATAACGTCCTCAGTCAGCTGTTCTTCATCACTGCTCGTTTCTAAAACCACTGAGATCACAACGCAGCAATACACCGTCCAATCAGAGACAATCGTCCTCTCCAGTCAGTCTGAGTCAAAACCAGCAGCAGAATCTGCAGCACAAGTCAG ACTGGAGCTCAGTGACAGTCTGATGTCGTCTCTTCATGCCCTGCAGAAAGCTCTGGGGGAGCCCACCGCCTTCAGCCAACAAGGAGCA AGGGCCGCCTACACCGCCGTGCTGCAGGAGTGGCTGCGTGTCTCCTGTCACAAAGCGGCGGACACGGCCGTGGTGAAGGCCCACATGAGCGCCTTCGCCTCCCTCTCCCCCCAGCTGCTGGAGTTTGTGATCAACATGGCCGACGGCAACGGGAACACGGCGCTTCACTACACCGTCTCCCACTCCAACTTCCCTGTGGTGAAACTGCTGCTGGATACAG GTTTGTGTAACGCTGACAAGCAGAACAAGGCGGGCTACACGGCCATCATGCTGACGGCTCTGGCTGCCTTCCACTCTGACAGTGACCTTCAGACGGTCCTGCAGCTGCTGCGCACGGGGGACGTCAACGCCAAAGCCAGCCAG GCTGGACAGACGGCATTGATGCTGGCTGTCAGTCACGGCCGGGGGGACATGGTGCGGGCGCTGCTGTCCTGCGGGGCTCAGGTCAATATCCGAGATGACGACGGCTCCACAGCGCTCATGTGTGCCTGCGAGCACGGGCACGTGGACATCGTGCgacagctgctgtctgtgtcGGGTTGTGACGCCACTCTCACAGATAAT GACGGCAGCACTGCTCTGTCCATCGCCCTGGAGGCCAGCCAGAACGACATCGCTGTGCTTCTCTACGCTCACCTCAACTTTGCAAAGCCCCCCTCCCCT GTGTCTCCTAAGTCTCCTCTCCTGggttcctctcctcctgccgGTGACTTGAGATGA
- the LOC132954232 gene encoding hemoglobin embryonic subunit alpha-like, which translates to MEGEFQGVPTLSSGYKSSTVGTRQYSRQQSNKDKMTSLTEKDKATVRAFWDKVSSKSEDIGTDALARMLTVYPQTKTYFAHWKDQSPNSPSAKKHGITVMGGVGFAVSKIDDLKAGLLSLSELHAFTLRVDPANFKIISHCILVVLAIMFPQDFTPEVHVSMDKFLACLAMALAEKYR; encoded by the exons ATGGAAGGGGAGTTTCAGGGTGTGCCCACGCTCTCTTCAGGGTATAAAAGCTCCACAGTTGGGACTCGTCAGTACAGTCGACAACAgtcaaacaaagacaagatgacCAGTCTCACTGAAAAGGACAAGGCCACAGTCAGAGCCTTCTGGGACAAAGTGTCCTCAAAGTCCGAGGACATCGGCACCGATGCTCTGGCCAG gATGCTGACGGTGTACCCCCAGACCAAGACCTACTTTGCCCACTGGAAGGACCAGAGCCCCAACTCCCCCTCTGCCAAGAAGCACGGAATCACTGTGATGGGTGGAGTCGGCTTCGCTGTGTCCAAGATTGACGATCTTAAAGCAGGTCTGCTGAGCCTGAGTGAGCTGCACGCCTTCACTCTGCGTGTGGACCCCGCCAACTTCAAG ATTATCTCCCACTGCATCCTCGTGGTCTTGGCCATCATGTTCCCCCAGGACTTCACCCCTGAGGTCCACGTCTCCATGGACAAGTTCCTGGCCTGTCTGGCCATGGCCCTGGCTGAGAAATACAGATAA